A DNA window from Acidobacteriota bacterium contains the following coding sequences:
- a CDS encoding Rrf2 family transcriptional regulator — MRISVLEDNALRCLSLLARTGTKLTIGQIAESEGLTDETAAKILARLREAGLVRSFRGKEGGYVLADAPERISLAQALAGLGRPMFELERCHGDEETDACVHTGGCGIRPVWMTLGQLVQDYLSKITLADLVHPEAQVTEHVDAVAAAVSARPLPRAGCGGPPPAAGRN; from the coding sequence ATGCGCATCAGCGTGCTCGAGGACAACGCCCTCCGCTGCCTGAGCCTCTTGGCGCGGACGGGAACCAAGCTGACCATCGGCCAGATCGCCGAGTCGGAGGGGCTCACCGACGAAACGGCGGCGAAGATCCTGGCGCGGCTGCGCGAGGCCGGGCTCGTGCGCAGCTTCCGCGGCAAGGAGGGCGGTTACGTTCTCGCCGATGCGCCGGAACGGATCTCGCTCGCCCAGGCGCTCGCGGGCCTCGGCCGCCCGATGTTCGAACTCGAACGCTGCCATGGCGACGAGGAGACCGACGCCTGCGTGCACACCGGCGGCTGCGGCATCCGCCCCGTCTGGATGACCCTGGGACAGCTCGTTCAGGACTACCTTTCGAAGATCACGCTCGCCGACCTCGTCCATCCCGAAGCTCAGGTCACCGAGCACGTCGACGCCGTGGCGGCGGCGGTGTCGGCGCGTCCCCTGCCCCGGGCCGGCTGCGGCGGGCCGCCGCCGGCAGCGGGGCGGAACTGA